TCACCGCTTGCTTTAATAGTTAGATCAAACAACGCATGCTTGCCAAAAGCCTCAAGCATATGGTCAAAAAAACCTATTCCTGTGCTTATATCACACTTTCCACTTCCGTAAATTTCTAAATTTAAACTAATATCCGTCTCTTTTGTTTTTCTATATTTTTGCATACTATTCCCTTGCTATAAACGCACCATCTATATGCCCCGCCTCTATAAAATCTCTAGCCTCATTTTCACTCCTAAAGCCTACTAAAAACACCCTGTAAACAGATTTTCCATTAACCATATACTCTCTAATTTGAGTACTATAGTTTTTTACAGAGTGAGTTCTTTTATAAGCATTTGCACCACTTAAATTTTTAAAAGCACCAATTTGTACCATAAATACACCGCCCACAAAAGTATCTTGCTGGACTCTGCTTGTTATTTTAAGCTTTTGAGAGCTTGGTATATTAGCAACCTTACTGTTTACATTACCGTTGAATCCAATAACCTCTAAACTTACAGGTGCTGTACCAGAAGCTATCATATCTATCTTTTGAGCTCCTACTTTTGACAGATCTATAACCCTGCCTGCCACAAAAGGACCGCGATCATTAATCCTGACTATAATACTTTTGCCGTTCTTTAAATTTGTAACTCTTACCATTGTATTCATGGGTAAGGTTTTATGCGCAGCAGTCATATTATACATATTATAAATTTCGCCATTTGAGGTCTTTTTGCCATGAAAATTTGGTCCATACCAGCTAGCTATTCCGCTTGCCTTATCCCCTACATTTACCACTGTAGGATAATATGTCTTTCCATTTACTGTATAAGGACGCATAGTAGCTTTATGCACACCTTTTGAATTGTTTATCTTTACATTTGTAGGTCCCGTAGGGCCAAAATTTATACCTATCCAAGAGCATCCTGTAAAAAAAATAGATACAAAAATAGCCAAAAGGCCGAATTTGATACTATTTTGCAGTAGCAAGCTTTGCTCCGATAGATGAATTTGAGCTAATTAGACTGTTTGCATCCTTTAAATCCTTAAGTGCGACATCAAATTTCTCAGAAATTTCATTTAGGCTATCTCCGCTCTTTACTATATATTCGGCAAGATAGTTGATGTTTTGCTCCGTAGGGATCACTATGTTCTCATTTGGCTTTAGCTTATCGGATGTTAGATTATTATACTCTTTGATTATCTTATG
This Campylobacter sp. RM16192 DNA region includes the following protein-coding sequences:
- a CDS encoding septal ring lytic transglycosylase RlpA family protein, whose protein sequence is MLLQNSIKFGLLAIFVSIFFTGCSWIGINFGPTGPTNVKINNSKGVHKATMRPYTVNGKTYYPTVVNVGDKASGIASWYGPNFHGKKTSNGEIYNMYNMTAAHKTLPMNTMVRVTNLKNGKSIIVRINDRGPFVAGRVIDLSKVGAQKIDMIASGTAPVSLEVIGFNGNVNSKVANIPSSQKLKITSRVQQDTFVGGVFMVQIGAFKNLSGANAYKRTHSVKNYSTQIREYMVNGKSVYRVFLVGFRSENEARDFIEAGHIDGAFIARE